The proteins below come from a single Alligator mississippiensis isolate rAllMis1 chromosome 2, rAllMis1, whole genome shotgun sequence genomic window:
- the LAP3 gene encoding cytosol aminopeptidase isoform X2: MQPTQGLVLGIYANEKEEGPPQFTDAGDAFDRRVSGKLRELLSISGPLLKKGKTRIFHGLYQDFPSVVVVGLGKKSIGVNDQENWDEGKENIRAAVSAGCRQVQDLEIPCVEVDPCGDAQAAAEGAVLGLYEYDEFKKRKKPVVTPQLHGSDGKEAWQKGTIYGEGQNLARHLMEAPANYITPIKFAELVEQKLKAANSSMKIHIRSKSWIEEQQMGAFLSVAKGSEEPPVFLEIHYSGSANANDPPLVLVGKGVTFDSGGISLKPSSGMDAMRADMGGAATVCSAIATAATLNLPLNIIGLAPLCENMPSGRASKPGDVVRAKNGKTIQVDNTDAEGRLLLADALCYAHNFNARAIVNAATLTGAMDVALGSAATGVFTNSSWLWTHLYEASILTGDRVWRMPLFEHYTKQVTDCPLADLSNVGKYSRAGGACTAAAFLKEFVTVSHWAHLDIAGVMSNKDEVPYLRKGMAGRPTRTLVEFATRLSQDNQSA; this comes from the exons ATGCAGCCAACCCAG GGCCTCGTCTTGGGCATCTATGCAAATGAAAAGGAAGAGGGACCTCCTCAGTTTACTGATGCAGGAGATGCTTTTGATAGACGTGTATCCGGGAAGCTGAGAGAACTTTTGTCCAT ATCCGGGCCTCTTTTGAAGAAAGGCAAAACACGCATCTTTCATGGTTTGTATCAG GACTTTCCAAGTGTTGTAGTTGTGGGCTTGGGTAAGAAGAGCATTGGAGTAAATGATCAAGAAAACTGGGATGAAGGCAAAGAGAATATTCGGGCAGCTGTTTCAG CTGGATGCAGGCAGGTTCAGGATCTAGAGATCCCTTGTGTTGAAGTGGATCCCTGTGGAGATGCTCAGGCTGCTGCAGAAGGAGCAGTCCTTGGATTGTATGAGTATGATGagtttaagaaaagaaagaagcctGTCGTTACTCCTCAGCTACATGGAAG TGATGGAAAAGAAGCCTGGCAAAAAGGTACCATCTACGGTGAAGGTCAAAATTTGGCTCGACACTTGATGGAGGCCCCAGCAAACTATATAACACCAATTAAATTTGCTGAACTTGTTGAACAGAAACTCAAAGCCGCTAATAGCAGCATGAAGATCCATATCAG ATCAAAATCCTGGAtagaagagcagcagatgggaGCATTCTTGAGTGTAGCTAAGGGTTCAGAGGAGCCTCCAGTCTTTTTGGAGATTCACTATTCTGGCAGCGCTAATGCAAATGACCCTCCATTGGTGCTTGTTGGGAAAGGAGTTACATTTGATAG TGGTGGCATTTCATTAAAGCCTTCTTCAGGTATGGATGCAATGAGAGCAGATATGGGAGGAGCAGCAACTGTGTGCTCAGCCATTGCAACAGCAGCAACGCTAAATCTACCTCTTAATATAATTG GTTTGGCACCTCTCTGTGAAAATATGCCAAGTGGTAGGGCAAGCAAACCTGGAGATGTAGTTAGAGCCAAGAATGGAAAAACAATACAG GTTGATAACACAGATGCAGAAGGACGGTTACTGTTAGCTGATGCCCTCTGCTACGCCCACAATTTTAATGCACGGGCTATTGTGAATGCTGCAACTTTAACAG GTGCCATGGATGTAGCATTAGGATCTGCTGCAACTGGTGTGTTTACCAATTCATCTTGGCTCTGGACTCACCTTTATGAG GCCAGTATTTTGACAGGAGACCGTGTTTGGAGAATGCCTCTCTTTGAACATTACACAAAACAAGTTACAGACTGCCCACTTGCAGATCTGAGTAACGTTGGAAAATATAGCAG AGCTGGAGGTGCATGTACAGCTGCTGCATTCCTGAAAGAATTTGTAACCGTTTCTCACTGGGCTCATTTAGATATAGCTGGTGTGATGTCTAATAAAGATGAGGTTCCTTATCTTCGAAAGGGCATGGCTGGACGACCAACACGCACATTAGTGGAGTTTGCTACTCGACTGAGCCAAGACAATCAAAGTGCCTAG
- the LAP3 gene encoding cytosol aminopeptidase isoform X1 — protein sequence MLRGLLPRCSRCCHRRGPTLWPRACSTSSSAGSRGLVLGIYANEKEEGPPQFTDAGDAFDRRVSGKLRELLSISGPLLKKGKTRIFHGLYQDFPSVVVVGLGKKSIGVNDQENWDEGKENIRAAVSAGCRQVQDLEIPCVEVDPCGDAQAAAEGAVLGLYEYDEFKKRKKPVVTPQLHGSDGKEAWQKGTIYGEGQNLARHLMEAPANYITPIKFAELVEQKLKAANSSMKIHIRSKSWIEEQQMGAFLSVAKGSEEPPVFLEIHYSGSANANDPPLVLVGKGVTFDSGGISLKPSSGMDAMRADMGGAATVCSAIATAATLNLPLNIIGLAPLCENMPSGRASKPGDVVRAKNGKTIQVDNTDAEGRLLLADALCYAHNFNARAIVNAATLTGAMDVALGSAATGVFTNSSWLWTHLYEASILTGDRVWRMPLFEHYTKQVTDCPLADLSNVGKYSRAGGACTAAAFLKEFVTVSHWAHLDIAGVMSNKDEVPYLRKGMAGRPTRTLVEFATRLSQDNQSA from the exons atgCTGCGGGGGCTGCTTCCGCGCTGCTCGCGCTGCTGCCACCGCCGGGGACCGACGCTTTGGCCGCGCGcctgcagcaccagcagctcGGCGGGGAGCAGG GGCCTCGTCTTGGGCATCTATGCAAATGAAAAGGAAGAGGGACCTCCTCAGTTTACTGATGCAGGAGATGCTTTTGATAGACGTGTATCCGGGAAGCTGAGAGAACTTTTGTCCAT ATCCGGGCCTCTTTTGAAGAAAGGCAAAACACGCATCTTTCATGGTTTGTATCAG GACTTTCCAAGTGTTGTAGTTGTGGGCTTGGGTAAGAAGAGCATTGGAGTAAATGATCAAGAAAACTGGGATGAAGGCAAAGAGAATATTCGGGCAGCTGTTTCAG CTGGATGCAGGCAGGTTCAGGATCTAGAGATCCCTTGTGTTGAAGTGGATCCCTGTGGAGATGCTCAGGCTGCTGCAGAAGGAGCAGTCCTTGGATTGTATGAGTATGATGagtttaagaaaagaaagaagcctGTCGTTACTCCTCAGCTACATGGAAG TGATGGAAAAGAAGCCTGGCAAAAAGGTACCATCTACGGTGAAGGTCAAAATTTGGCTCGACACTTGATGGAGGCCCCAGCAAACTATATAACACCAATTAAATTTGCTGAACTTGTTGAACAGAAACTCAAAGCCGCTAATAGCAGCATGAAGATCCATATCAG ATCAAAATCCTGGAtagaagagcagcagatgggaGCATTCTTGAGTGTAGCTAAGGGTTCAGAGGAGCCTCCAGTCTTTTTGGAGATTCACTATTCTGGCAGCGCTAATGCAAATGACCCTCCATTGGTGCTTGTTGGGAAAGGAGTTACATTTGATAG TGGTGGCATTTCATTAAAGCCTTCTTCAGGTATGGATGCAATGAGAGCAGATATGGGAGGAGCAGCAACTGTGTGCTCAGCCATTGCAACAGCAGCAACGCTAAATCTACCTCTTAATATAATTG GTTTGGCACCTCTCTGTGAAAATATGCCAAGTGGTAGGGCAAGCAAACCTGGAGATGTAGTTAGAGCCAAGAATGGAAAAACAATACAG GTTGATAACACAGATGCAGAAGGACGGTTACTGTTAGCTGATGCCCTCTGCTACGCCCACAATTTTAATGCACGGGCTATTGTGAATGCTGCAACTTTAACAG GTGCCATGGATGTAGCATTAGGATCTGCTGCAACTGGTGTGTTTACCAATTCATCTTGGCTCTGGACTCACCTTTATGAG GCCAGTATTTTGACAGGAGACCGTGTTTGGAGAATGCCTCTCTTTGAACATTACACAAAACAAGTTACAGACTGCCCACTTGCAGATCTGAGTAACGTTGGAAAATATAGCAG AGCTGGAGGTGCATGTACAGCTGCTGCATTCCTGAAAGAATTTGTAACCGTTTCTCACTGGGCTCATTTAGATATAGCTGGTGTGATGTCTAATAAAGATGAGGTTCCTTATCTTCGAAAGGGCATGGCTGGACGACCAACACGCACATTAGTGGAGTTTGCTACTCGACTGAGCCAAGACAATCAAAGTGCCTAG
- the MED28 gene encoding mediator of RNA polymerase II transcription subunit 28 gives MAALSGMFTNQPPGPPPPPPPPGPPGGPGPAGLLPAAAGPRNPNSTLVDELEASFEACFASLVSQDYVNGTDQEEIRTGVDQCIQKFLDVARQTECFFLQKRLQLSVQKPEQVIKEDVSELRNELQRKEALIQKHLGKLRHWQQVLEDISVQHKKPAEMPQGPLAYLEQASANIPAPMKQT, from the exons ATGGCGGCACTGAGCGGGATGTTCACAAACCAGCCCCCGGggccgccgccgccaccacctCCCCCGGGACCGCCGGGCGGCCCAggcccagccgggctcctccccgCAGCCGCCGGGCCGCGCAACCCCAACAGCACACTGGTGGATGAGCTCGAGGCCTCCTTCGAG GCCTGCTTCGCCTCGCTCGTCAGTCAGGACTATGTTAACGGCACCGACCAGGAGGAGATCCGCACCG GCGTTGATCAATGTATCCAGAAATTTCTGGATGTTGCAAGACAAACTGAATGCTTTTTTCTACAAAAAAGACTGCAGCTCTCAGTTCAGAAACCAGAGCAAGTTATTAAGGAG GATGTATCAGAATTGAGGAATGAATTACAGAGGAAAGAAGCACTAATTCAGAAGCATTTGGGTAAACTGCGTCACTGGCAACAGGTTCTAGAAGACATCAGTGTGCAACACAAAAAGCCTGCAGAAATGCCTCAAGGACCATTAGCCTACCTGGAACAAGCTTCTGCTAATATTCCTGCACCCATGAAACAGACATGA